A genomic region of Arachis stenosperma cultivar V10309 chromosome 9, arast.V10309.gnm1.PFL2, whole genome shotgun sequence contains the following coding sequences:
- the LOC130949607 gene encoding uncharacterized protein LOC130949607 codes for MVTGGIVLSHKISNQGIEVDRAKVELIEKLPPPSDVKAIRSFLGHAGFYRRFIKDFSKIAKPLSNLLVSDTPFIFDETCMLAFEHLKERLSSAPIISPPDWNLPFELMCDASDFAVGAVLGQRKNNLVHVIYYASKVLNDAQRNYTTTEKELLAIVFAFDKFRSYLIGAKEFDIEIKDKKGVENKVADHLSRIPHKEGETYEMSVNKLFPDEQLMTVHKAPWFADIANLKATGALPPGINKHQKRKLMNDAKYFVWDESYLFKKCSDGILRRCVSEEEGREVLWNCHGSCYGGYFGGDRTAAKVLQSGFFWPTLFKDAKELGIDFIGPFPTSYANKYILVAVNYVSKWVEAIATPTNDNKVVMNFLRKNIFSRFGVPRALISDGGSHFCNKPLETLLLRYGVKYKVATPYHPQTSGQTEISNRELKRVLEKTVELEHKALWAIKILNFDSIATGAKRILQLQEMEEFRSQAYENTKIYKEKAKRRHDLHLAPRDFEKGQQVLLYNSKLRLFPGKLKSMWSGPFIVTKVSPYGHIEIMDERSERTFTVNGQ; via the exons atggtgacagGAGGAATAGTTCTTAGCCATAAGATTTCTAACCAAGGAATCGAAGTGGACAGGGCTAAAGTGGAACTTATTGAAAAGCTTCCTCCACCCAGTGAtgtcaaggcaattagaagctttttAGGGCATGCTGGCTTTTACAGAagatttattaaagatttttcaaaaatagctaAGCCCTTGAGTAATCTCCTTGTATCGGATACACCATTTATCTTCGATGAAACATGCATGTTGGCATTCGAGCATTTGAAAGAAAGATTGTCCTCTGCCCCTATCATCTccccacctgattggaacttaccctttgaattgatgtgtgatgcatctgacTTTGCAGTAGGGGCAGTGTTAGGGCAGAGGAAAAATAACTTAGTCCATGTAATATACTATGCTAGCAAGGTCCTCAATGATGCTCAAAGAAATTATACCACTACTGAAAAGGAATTGCTAGCCATAGTTTTTGcatttgacaagtttagatcatacCTCATTGGTGCTAAA gagtttgatattgaaatCAAAGACAAGAAGGGAGTGGAGAACAAGGTGGCAGATCACTTATCCAGGATTCCTCATAAGGAAGGGGAAACATATGAAATGAGTGTGAACAAGCTCTTCCCTGATGAGCAGTTAATGACAGTGCACAAGGccccatggtttgcagacattgccaACCTCAAGGCAACTGGGGCTCTACCTCCAGGGATCAATAAACATCAAAAGAGGAAGCTCATGAATGATGCAAAATACTTTGTCTGGGACGAGTCTTATCTCTTCAAGAAGTGTTCAGATGGAATCCTTAGAAGATGTGTCTCAGAAGAGGAAGGACGAGAAGTACTGTGGAATTGCCACGGCTCATGCTACGGAGGCTACTTTGGAGGGGACAGGACTGCAGCAAAGGTGTTACAAAGTGGATTCTTTTGGCCCACTCTTTTCAAGGATGCCAAAGAACTG GGAATAGATTTCATAGGACCGTTCCCAACCTCATATGCAAACAAGtacatcttggtagcagtgAATTATGTGTCCAAATGGGTAGAGGCCATTGCAACCCCAACAAATGACAATAAAGTGGTCATGAACTTCCTCAGGAAGAATATCTTCAGCCGGTTCGGAGTCCCAAGAGCcctcatcagtgatggagggagccatttttgtaacaaaccACTAGAGACTCTTCTCCTACGATATGGGGTGAAATACAAGGTAGCCACACCTTACCATCCCCAAACAAGTGGACAAACGGAGAtatccaacagagagctaaagagGGTTCTGGAAAAGACTGTAG AGTTGGAACACAAAGCTCTTTGGGCCATTAAGATACTAAACTTTGACAGCATTGCTACTGGTGCAAAGAGGATCTTGCAACTGCAAGAGATGGAGGAATTCAGGTCacaagcctatgaaaatactaAGATATATAAAGAGAAGGCAAAGAGGAGACATGACCTGCATCTTGCACCCAGGGATTTCGAAAAGGGGCAGCAAGTACTCCTCTACAATTCCAAATTGagactgttcccaggaaaactcaaatcgaTGTGGTCAGGGCCTTTCATTGTCACAAAAGTCTCACCATATGGACACATTGAAATCATGGATGAAAGGTCAGAGAGGACTTTTACAGTGAACGGACAATGA